CGTGGATGCATTTCCAGCGACACTCGCCATAGTCTACAAGTCAGCTCTTCTTTCGTCACACTGACCCCACTGAATAAGACGACGCTGCTAGTCGAGCGtagcggaggagaagaggagagaagcggacaaggcagagaaagaagaggttGATCCTCCACGTGAACGAGAAGCTGGACTCGAAGGGGGAGGCAAAACAgaggtggagacgcagagagggagaaggcagaagcgacaagccaggcaaagagaaggcagacgagaagagacagcagaactacgagaaaggaggtaagacacagaagagaagaaaggagatgggcgagaagagagagcgaggcgagaggagagaacgcagagaggagagatgaagacggagagaagctACAGGAAAAGGCAAAGAGGAAAGATGACGAAAGAAGGAACATAGATTGCCATTTGGAGATCTGCAGGCCGACGTAtgtccctgtctctccatccaCAAACACGAcggccgcctctctgtgtgtgtgcctcgatgagaagagacactccTTCTGTCGGACGATCCGTTTACGAAACGTTCACGTAGaacagcaggagagaagagaggaaagagaaaggagacaggagaagaaagggaaagagaaggagacatgGAGGTGAGGGACGGAAAAAGAACCGACGGGGAACGGAGGtgaacagaaggaagaagacaggggagaaagagagaacgcaggaaCTTCCGGTCCTTACCGGGAGGATGAAAAAGGACTTCTGGGACAGAGATGCGCTCTGTGCAGAGTCGAACcgttcgttcttccttcgaACTTCCACCACCTGGAGAAGCGCCCTGGGCAGAAACGCTTGAGACAGAGTCGCTCGTCTCCACTTGGGTCTCGTtctcagagagaggcgccttGAAGAATGAGAGAATTGCTGCATTCTGGGACACAACAGAGTCCACAGGGATCGAAGAAATCCGTTTCGACAGCTCTCTCAAACGCGGAAGAGACCTAACAAGAAGCGGCAGACAGACACGCAGTCTGCTCCCTGCTTCGCAACTTCTTTCGCAGACCTCTGTCTTGAAGACCTCTCTCGAGCTTCCCTCGGATCTCCTCTTGCTTTAAGTCTTGCATACCGTCTTCTTTGAATTTCATAGCCTCTCCCCACTTTTATTGGTTTTCTTTTCAGCGTTTAGCTTGATCAAATACAAAGTCGCCGACGAGATACCCACCTGGTGTTCCCTGAAGCGGCTTCGCCCTTGAGGGGGTTAGCAGACCTCGGTGACTCACAGCATCATCTTCAAGCGGTTCTGCGCGGTTGCCTTTCTTTGTCGCTTCCTTGCTTCACCTTCCACgtgtcttctgttcttcggTTGCATTCAttttctctttgcttttttccaTGCCcactccttcttctctgtgtgtccttctcttcccatcgcctcttcttcgctcctccttctttctctttctctctctcgctccttgttcttcacggttccttttcctctccgctctcctcttttccaccTTCTTCCCTGCTCCTTCCTCCGTTTGGCAATTCCTttcgttcgtttcctcttcaggTTCGAGATTCGCTTACCGAGGCTCCGGGTCCGTACTCGGGCAGAACGACTTCCTTGAAGAGGTGAGAGCGCTCGAGGCAAGGCGCCCCCCCACCTGCgaccgtcgcttctctccgcgctcTCTCCAGTTGAGCGTCGAAGTGTCTCGACACAAAGCAACTCGTCTCTTTCatctgaaaaagaaaaactcaGGAGAACGCGGCCGCACAGGTGGTCTCGTGAGGAACGCCTCTCCTGGGCGAGACAGCCGTCTCCACCCAGCGAAAAGGGACGCCCCGCCTTCAGAGCTCAAACCCAGTCAGAACCTGAATCCAGAAACGTCAGCATGCATGTCCGCAAAGTCACCCACACACGCATGTACATGTGCTCCAGCACTTCGCGTATATCTCTACAAATGCAAACGCATATGCAAAGGCAAATAggtatacacatatgtatacatatatttacatatgtttacatatatatgcatatacatatatatatatatatagagagagagagagagagagacagatacacacacatatcaACACGGGTGTGCATCCCAGCATACAAACATCCACAAACGTGTATGCATTCAGATATTGAAAATGATCTCGACCAAGCCATTCCTACTTGTGGAGATGTATGCATGTCTATATGTGCACAGcaacacacatatgcatatatatatatatatatatatatatgccagTACATGACAGTAACTTTTTTCAGATGTATCTACAACTACATCTACGACtctatgcatgtatacatatatatatatatatatatatatatatatatatatatatatatatatatagcgtAGGTGGGCACTGTATGCTCACCCGCTGGACAAGAAGTTCGTTCCTCTCGAGGTTGAGAGATCGGAATCCACACAAGTTTTTCAGAACAGTCGTCAACAAATTCCCCCCGACAGAGGTCCGGAGCGCCGCTCTCTCGACAGGCTGCAGGTCCATGTACGGCACCACCATCGAGCCGCTGAAGCCGACATCCACCACGAGGCCGCACAGCTTTCCTTTGAAAACCGAGTTTTCTGGAGAACTTGAGAAgtcggagaaagaagcgccagacagagacgacgaagaggaaaggagactcGCAGACTTCACGCCGAGTCGCATTGAGGCTTCGTCGCGAAAGTCGCTCTTGCGTCTCCGCGGTCCCCCGCTCGCAGGTTTCCGTCCGGCGTCCCTCTGGACTTCTCCGACTATAGGGCGACGCCCGTTGGTCTGCGAACCCACCTGTCCCTGTCCCTcactttctcgcttttcctcaaGTCCTGAGTGTCCCTCGAAGCCTCgactgcctctctctgccctctctgtctccagtctCGGCCCTCTGTACCACCTCACGACGTCGGGGGCGAGGGGCTGTCTCCCCGGTTTCTGGGAGGTACGTACACCCAGTGGAGCATCCGGCGAGTCGCCCGTGTCTCTGCACAAGAAGTTCTCCcctccgtcctcttcttcttcgatgGGTCCgctgaggaaggcgaaggggaCGGCCTGTTGCGCGGGGACGAAAAGGACCTGCTTGAACTGAAAGTCTTCGAAGAGGACTTCGCTAAGGGCATGTCGGACGCCCGGCGGCGCGAGGAACGGCTCGGTGACGATGACGCCTTTCTCGGCGATCTGCGCGGCCGACAGGTTCATGTATCGCTTgtgggagaagagaacttcCCAGAGGTCGCGAAGCATCTCGACGTcggagaagagcggcgaaggcgctgaggaggcagaggctgaGGGCCTCAGACAAAAGTAGTTCGAAGAAAGCAAAACATCGTCGCCGTACAACAGCATGCCTTGGTTCTGTCGCTCGCGGACTTGGCCCACGCAGGAGTTCAGAGTGTGGAGAGgccgcgcctctcccgcGAAGCCCACCTTCAAGCAGCCAGTGCCATTGTCCAGAACCACCGCTGGAGCAGAGTCATAGGCCAGCATGctcgcagaaaaaggagaaagagagagggcgttggagagagcggagagagggcgttggagagagcggagagagggcgTTGgtgagagcggagagagggcgTTGGTgagagcggagaggagagagagaggagggagagaaaagaaagagaggaagaagagaaaggtcGAGGAGATAGAGTCTGACctgaacgagagagagagacagagagaagcgacagacgcaaagaggagcgagagaaatgaagggagacaaaagagacacgTCGTCGCGTTCTTTGCAGATGAGCGGAGGGAGgccgtctgcctctccttctcttaTTGTGTCAAAGACGCAGCCAAAGAAGAGGCCCGTGAAGCCTTTCGCCCCCTTTTTGTCGGATGCAGACACCCGCGTTTAACTCGACATGGAAACAAGGAAGGTGAATGCAACAAATACATGAAGGAAGTGAAGATATTCACGGTTGCAGACTTCGCTGTAGATACAGCTGGGACAGACACCGCTTTCGACACAGCTCTGCGCAAGACGACTGACAGGTGAATGCAGAGCTCTGCAGCACAAGCTGAGACAgacagcaggacgcgcggagaagcagcggcgagaagaagcgcggccGCTCGACCACGAACTGTGATTTCACATTCTCCAGAGTCCACCATGAGGAGATGAGACGTCCGAGATTTTCCAGtcgggaagacgaaggcgaaaagcctcgacagagagaaggagaactgcatgcagtggacaAAAAAACTGCACagcggaaaaagaagaagagtagagaaagggagacacagagaagagaggaagcaagagaagcgaaTTTCGAGACGCGACTTCTCACACACTGGCGCATCTCATGCACAAGCAGCGCACCACTCAGAGGCTTCTGCctcaagagaaggaaaagagccTGTTTGAAAAgtgaaagaggaaggagacaggaacgtCACATTGCAATGTTCTGTCTTCCGAACGCATGCTGTTTGCTCAGACGCACACGACgcgtgtctgcatgcgccttttCGTAGGTCTTCCAGGGACCTGCGGCATCTCCCAGGTTTCGCACTTCGgtttctgtcctttctctcggcgAATTTCACTCTAAAAAATcaccgaaggagacagcagtgAGTGGGGTGGCTTGTGTGTCAGAGTGACGGCGCCTCCTTCCACGAAACATGCCCCGTgtcgtcctgtctctctccttccccggtctcttctgcccttccttgtctttctgttcctctctctgcctttcttccgttctccgttcctcgcatctttgtctttctcttcttctccgcgcaTTTGCTCCTCGTGCCCTCCGTTCTGTGTGTCGGCTGGAGAAGAGTCTCTCAGGTCTTCGGAAAAGAagtctcttgtctctcgtcgGCTTCCGCGGCGAAGCGCGCGATAGGCGGCCGAGGTtacttcttccttcctcttccaaAGGCGAGACGAGCGAGCGAGTCTTTGATACAGTTCTCGTCCCGTGTGtctcgcatgcatgctccACCTACTTTACCTGCATttcctgtgtgtctgcggTCTCTCGAAACTCGGGAGACCTCCGGAGTGTGTTGTCGGTCgattctctctgctgcttctctgtttccggGCAGCGTTCGCCGAGGGCGCCGCATGCGAATCTGCaggaacagagaacgagaggtgCCTAGacgccttccttccttcttcgccttctgacatgtctctcctcgcgttcaCTCCCCGGACTTCACTgaacgcagacgaaggcagagaagtcTGCATCGAGAGGGAATCACTGCtgcaaaaaaaagaagatgtctggcgcgtctcgtctcctcggtTGTCTCGTTCGTCTGCACAGTTAAACAAAGCTGTTCACACAAAGGGGTGTGTACGGATATAAATGCGCATACACAGTAACCAATCTGTCCACAAAtagtatacatatataaatgtatatatacatacatatatagtATGTGTGTATCTATATAATGTTagcatatatgtacatatataatatataatatatgtatatgtatataagcGGAGGCACATCGTGTTTCTGCATGTTGTTGTTCGGGTGTAGATGTGTGTTTGCCGTCTCGAGTTTTCCTCGCGATGGACGCCGTCTCGCCTGTGCTGGACGGGGGCGGCTGTGGAGCAGAGCGGGGTGCCGCCACTCTCACGGTAGGCGAGGAGGCACGAAGCCGTGAGATGTCAGCTTCCCTGGATAGCCGTCGGTACGCAGAAgccggagacgcagaaaaaactgagggagacgcgaaggcggGCGACGGctctgaagacgaagagctTGTTTCGCAGGGCGCGGCGATTTTTGGGGTGTTTCCGACGCTTCCTGGACagccgcagagaagcggTTCTTGCTCGCTTCACCTCGTTTCGGAGAGAGAAttgaagcgagaagagaggccttctcctctccctctccctcttcgtagagaagaagaaacagtttGCCTATGGCATCACCTCTTCCacgtcctcctcgtcctcctgcagctgtctctgctgctgatCGGGGGCGCCGTCAGAAGATGCACGGCGCTGCGGTCCGCATGCGCGTGGTGGCGTGGAGTGGCGACAAGGAAAGTGCGAGTCGtttcgcatgcgtttctctcgctctttccctGGAGCCGTCAGGTCCGAGGGCAGGGAGAGTCTGAAGAGCCTCGCCGCGACAAGCCGGAGCCCGGGAACCTTCTGGCGCCAGAGACAGGGGGGAGTGTTCCGCGAAGtttcgctctgcatgcgttcgttctcttccgAAGCGAGGAgttgctccttctctctgcggcagCGACTCTTTCGAgcggctcttcttcgcagagcGCGTCTTGGGCCTCgcgtgcgtcttctctctctcagacGCTTCGGCTCGGACCTGCAGACGCGCTGCTGCTCCCGTGCATTGAGAGCGCCTTCGACTGCGGAGTTCGCTTCCTGACGCTCTTCGACGCGGCCGGAGTCTGCTGTCGAgagccttctctctcgcgcctctctgccctctTGTCTCGAGACGGGTGGGTCTGCCTTCCCGGTCTGACGCCTCTCGGCGGCCAGTCCCCTCGATCCTCAGGAACCGCCTCTCTGCGAGACTCGCATCCTTCTTGTCGCTCTCACTGCCCTGCAGCCTCTTCGCaccctgcttctctccctgctttttcttctgcgtctcgggATGCTCCGTCCGCTCTTCATTCTtgctcgtcctctccttctcattcgctctcttcctccccttctcattctctctcttcttcttcgcgaccTGCTCAGCGGCAGTCCACTACGGAAGGACCTGGCTCTGTGACTGCTTCGGCTGCTTCGCTGCCTGGCTGCTCTCGgtgctcttccttctcaagGAAGTTcagttcttcctcgagaagaaatactgaagaagaagacggcaggAGCTTGAATGCTTGCATGCGACAAGAGGAGACCGTTGCATGCTGCACCCgaggcgaaaaacgaaactgcAGGGACCACCGTCGACTCTCGCCCTCTGGGtgcctctcctgcctctctcaggacaaccctctgtctctcgatcCGCCTCAGTCCTTAGCTTGCTTCTCAACAACggcctcgtctgtctctctcgtttcttcccccCCCATTTCTTCTACCCCTGCGATGTCTTCAATCTCTGCCGCTCCTTCCACGGCTTCACCCGTGTCTTtatcttctccctcttcatcttgttattctttctcttcacctccttcgtcacttccctcctcttcctcctcttcttcctcttcccctgcatcttcttcgtcttttctcttttcagtcCAAGATGCCCTGATTCCAGAAGTTTCTGCACAGCGTGGTGAGGCAGGAGTGACGGCGGAACAGGCCGCTGCTGGGTCTGTGCCGAGCCTGGCTTTGCCGGCCTGCGGAGCCTTTCATCGGCCGGTGTGTTTCCGTCTCTCACGAATGCATGGGTGGTCGCGAAAACGGGGATTCTTTgagggcgagaagggaagagagcgagaagaaaggcgcggTCTTTTGTCTGCGCTGAACGAAGAAGAATTGGACACAcaaggtgaagaaggaagcgaggaacagAGCATGCTGGTGCGGATTATGTGTGGCTGTTGCGCCCACGAAGACCTCTTCCGGCATTTCAACGTCGGGTCGAACTCTTCAATTTTATCTCCGTTCGCAGCGCCTTCTACAGATCAGCCTTCGCAGGCTGCCTGCGATGGCCAGACGCAAAGCAAAGcgcaacagagacagaaccgATCGGAGACATCGAGTCTCCCTCAGCTCACTCCAGACTTGCCGTCCAGTTCGCCCTCCTcgtatctctcctccacttcgTGCGAGTCCTCTCGCGACGATCCCAacgcctctccctcttctttggcttcttgtttttcctcttctccatctgtttcttcctgtttttttgtaaggtcctgttctctctcttccgagcagtggggagaagagagagctcGAAGGGAGACGCGCGCCTCGAGCAGGCGcacagacagcagagaaagtacaacaagcagagaaagcacaAAAGACAGCGCTAGTACAAGAATCAGTGAAAGCAGTTCTTTTGCGAgtctggagaagagcgatCGAGGGTCTCCAGCGCAAGCCTGCCCGCATGGTCTCGCTCTGAGTAGCCAGACAGAAGAATCGAACCGACGAGATGCGGGGAGACCAGAGTtgagaa
This genomic interval from Toxoplasma gondii ME49 chromosome VIIb, whole genome shotgun sequence contains the following:
- the ALP5 gene encoding actin-like protein ALP 5 (encoded by transcript TGME49_257710~Gene product name based on ToxoDB Community Expert Annotation.), with translation MLAYDSAPAVVLDNGTGCLKVGFAGEARPLHTLNSCVGQVRERQNQGMLLYGDDVLLSSNYFCLRPSASASSAPSPLFSDVEMLRDLWEVLFSHKRYMNLSAAQIAEKGVIVTEPFLAPPGVRHALSEVLFEDFQFKQVLFVPAQQAVPFAFLSGPIEEEEDGGENFLCRDTGDSPDAPLGVRTSQKPGRQPLAPDVVRWYRGPRLETERAERGSRGFEGHSGLEEKRESEGQGQVGSQTNGRRPIVGEVQRDAGRKPASGGPRRRKSDFRDEASMRLGVKSASLLSSSSSLSGASFSDFSSSPENSVFKGKLCGLVVDVGFSGSMVVPYMDLQPVERAALRTSVGGNLLTTVLKNLCGFRSLNLERNELLVQRMKETSCFVSRHFDAQLERARREATVAGGGAPCLERSHLFKEVVLPEYGPGASNAAILSFFKAPLSENETQVETSDSVSSVSAQGASPGGGSSKEERTVRLCTERISVPEVLFHPPDVGSSECGIVELIQRSISLLPRELQPFACSEILLVGGSSQFPGLRQRLWQELRAVLPEHWDVNIYTEAEPQFSVWRGASCSYADRALFDLNAVTREQFSEAGTPLCRSNGKHTGRGALDGGLY
- a CDS encoding hypothetical protein (encoded by transcript TGME49_257700) encodes the protein MDAVSPVLDGGGCGAERGAATLTVGEEARSREMSASLDSRRYAEAGDAEKTEGDAKAGDGSEDEELVSQGAAIFGVFPTLPGQPQRSGSCSLHLVSERELKREERPSPLPLPLRREEETVCLWHHLFHVLLVLLQLSLLLIGGAVRRCTALRSACAWWRGVATRKVRVVSHAFLSLFPWSRQVRGQGESEEPRRDKPEPGNLLAPETGGSVPRSFALHAFVLFRSEELLLLSAAATLSSGSSSQSASWASRASSLSQTLRLGPADALLLPCIESAFDCGVRFLTLFDAAGVCCREPSLSRLSALLSRDGWVCLPGLTPLGGQSPRSSGTASLRDSHPSCRSHCPAASSHPASLPAFSSASRDAPSALHSCSSSPSHSLSSSPSHSLSSSSRPAQRQSTTEGPGSVTASAASLPGCSRCSSFSRKFSSSSRRNTEEEDGRSLNACMRQEETVACCTRGEKRNCRDHRRLSPSGCLSCLSQDNPLSLDPPQSLACFSTTASSVSLVSSPPISSTPAMSSISAAPSTASPVSLSSPSSSCYSFSSPPSSLPSSSSSSSSSPASSSSFLFSVQDALIPEVSAQRGEAGVTAEQAAAGSVPSLALPACGAFHRPVCFRLSRMHGWSRKRGFFEGEKGREREERRGLLSALNEEELDTQGEEGSEEQSMLVRIMCGCCAHEDLFRHFNVGSNSSILSPFAAPSTDQPSQAACDGQTQSKAQQRQNRSETSSLPQLTPDLPSSSPSSYLSSTSCESSRDDPNASPSSLASCFSSSPSVSSCFFVRSCSLSSEQWGEERARRETRASSRRTDSRESTTSRESTKDSASTRISESSSFASLEKSDRGSPAQACPHGLALSSQTEESNRRDAGRPELRKEEEENGGEKGSSSEAPASTGDGERDQLKHRVCGISCGSAKGKKKAPMPSYRVPSRTVIQQPEVYRQLACGGTVFPPPLCVFLLGPSVTDLVHAFVAASSRRLGLVVRCFFSFKRHSESPEGGFASFHEDHTDAGDRAHAPTTVESLSGLVKSLLGTVCLSSRSPPEKRVGKTACTRSNL